The genome window TTGGGGCTTACTATGCCGCTGCTCGGCGGAAGCAAAGTTTCAAACTCCAACGGAGTAAATTTTAACTCAAAATCGCACGTTATAAACGAGTTTTTTATATTGTTTCAAACTCCAACGGAGTAAATTTTAACCAGAGCAACAAAATTTATTGATAAGCGTTATCATTAGTTTCAAACTCCAACGGAGTAAATTTTAACAAAAAAAGTTATTGTCGCGCTGCGAGTTTTATAAGGTTTCAAACTCCAACGGAGTAAATTTTAACAATATGCTTACATTTTGCTTAAAGAACATTAATCGTTTCAAACTCCAACGGAGTAAATTTTAACAATAACATTAATCTAAATCAAGCGCAATTAAGTTGTTTCAAACTCCAACGGAGTAAATTTTAACATGTGGCAGACTGCGTTTCACGTGAAACATTTAATGTTTCAAACTCCAACGGAGTAAATTTTAACAGCACCAAAATATACATTTTTAGGGCTATTAAAACTCAAAGTCTATATTTTTACGCCTTAAATTTGCATAAAAAGCAAAATAGTATCGATACGAAATACCCTAAATTTCGTTATTTATAAAATCTTAGAAAAAGCTTCATCGAGATGATTTAGATTTTAAAAATGACGCATAGAAATCAAATGGCCCGCTGCGATAAGGTAACTCAACAACCCCAATCCGCCCGCAACGACAAAAGCAAATTTTATAAGTTGGGCGCATTTTGTATTTTACCACAAACATCCAAAGCAAAATCGCAAACGCCATTTTAACGTAAAACAAACACCGTAGCAAGGGTGCAAAAGTCAAATTTGACTTTAAAATGACGCCCCTACCAACAAAATATCAAATTTACCCCCACCTAAATCCCTCATAAGGCGCATCTTCGCAGATACATTTCTTGATCTGATTAGCCTCGCGGCGGATCACCTGCCGCCACATGAGGTTTTGCCCGTTTAGGCAGATCGTTTCACCAAGCCTCGCGATCATTTTTAGCTCTATCTTTTGCACTGCGTCGTTGCTAAATTTTATCCGACCGGCGTCCGTTTGAAAGTCCTTTGCGGTAATCTCCTTTTTATTTAGCATGCTAAAAATCAGCGTATCGCCCAAAATCGGCTTAAAAATCTCGGCAAGATCGAGGTGTAGGCTAAGCGCGCGGTAGTTTGGCTCGTGTAAAAAGCCGATGCGCGGATCAAGCTCGGTTTTGTAAATTTCGCTCAGGCAGATGTTATAAATGCGCGTATTTACGTAGCTTATGAAGCTGTTGATTTTATCGGCGGGCGGGCGCTTGGAGCGGACGGTAAATTTAAAGCTTTTTTGATCCGCGATTATCTCATTCCATTTTTCGTAGTAGAGCTTTTGAAACGCCCCTTCCGCCGCCATTATCGCAGGTACGTCCGCGGCGGCATTTAGCGCCTCTATGTGGGGCGAGACGTCAAATTTCACGCCGTGTCTTTTGCAGTTTGCCGCGTCGTTTAGGATGTGCGCGCGAGTGATCTCGCGGGCGATGTAGGCGCGCTTAATGGGATCGTCAAAGGCGCGAACCTGATTTAACAGCACAAAGCCGCTTTTATTGACCGAGTTTGAGGTGTTTGGATAAAAATTACCGCGAAAGCTCTGATACGGGCTAAAAACGTGCAAAAGGACGTTGTTATCCGCCAGAAACGCCATAGTATAGGTATCGATCTGCACTTTTGCCAGCACGTAAATTTCATCGATCGCGTTTATCGGCAAAATTTTACTGGCAGCGACCGCGCCCTCATCGTCAAATTTATCAAAATAGATATTGTTATCTTGCCTACGAAGCCTGCCTGCGCTCAAAATAAAATGCGTCCTGTCGCTTTTTTGCATCTTTTTTCCTTAAATTTAGCTGGGATTTTAAACTCCGCCAAACTCGGCAAATTTATGCGAGCAAATTTAACTAAACAGCGCGCCGCTTTTATCCTGCCCGATTACGATACGCTTGGAATATTTCAGCGAATTAAACGTGTAAATCACGATAGAATCGAGCTGCGTAATGCACTCTTTTTGCAAAACCGAAGTTAGTTTTTTAAAATCGCTCTCGCGAATCTCGCCCTCAAAAACGGAAAACTGCACGCGAGGCAAAAACTTTTCAACCGCCTTTCTGATGCGGTTTGCGTTGTTTTTCTCTTTTTGCTCGGCGCCGGCGATGTCGTAAAATAAAATGGCGTACATTTTTATCTAACTCACGCAATATCCGCTATAAGCGCAGTTTGTGCAAAATTTGCCCTGCGTAAATTTCGGCGGCCGCTCTAGGTTCGCAAGCGCCGTTATCTCGCTTAAAATTTGCTCGATTAGAGCGAAATTTTCGCTGCTATCCTCCACTAAAATCACCTTTTTACCGCTGATTAGTTTGCCTTTTACCTCTTTTAAATTTAAGCCCGTTTTTAAAAGATAGACGTAAAAAAGTAGCTGCATCTTGCCTGCAAGCTCGTTTTTTAGGCTCTTTTTGTATTCGGTGATGAGATAATGTCCGCGCTGCTTGGAAAGTTTGTCGAATTTCAAATTTGAAAATGCAAAGTCCTGCAAATCGCTCTCTTTGATCTCCGCCAGCGCCTTACCCATCAGCACGTTTTCATCATCCTGACCGGCGTGGATATGGTGCGCATAAAGCCACGCCTCACGCTTACAGGTGACGTAATAATTCACAAGCGTGCCGGTGATTTGGTCTTTGCAAAACATTAGTCGAATACCTCGTCTGCTGCCGTTAACTCAGGCAAGAATCCGTCAAATTTATTATAAAAATCGCTAGGCGCTAAAACATATCTGCCAAAAAACTCTCTGGTGTATGGCTTTATATTTTCAAGCATATTTTTGCCAACCGCAATGGTATATAGCGCTAGCTCTTTTTCAAGCTCTTTGATATTTGCCAAGATGACAAATTTATCTTTGCCTGAGGTCAAAAGCGCCTCTCGTTTTTCTAAAAAATCATTAAAATGACCATCATACTGCTCTATAAAGAGCGACACTTTGTAGTCTTGTTTTGGCATGAAGCTGGCATTAAATTTATCAAATAGCGTTTGAAATTTTAACTCTTTAGCAAGGCTTAATAAGTCTACGCTTGTCGTTTCGTCTTTGGTGCTCTGAAAATAGCTCTCTAAAATTTGATAAATTTCGCTCTCTTTTATGGAGCGAGCTAAAATTTCTTTTACTTTATCTTCTTGCAGGTCTATATCGTGATACGGAAATGGTTTGCCGTCTAAATAGTCAAAAACCACGACCTTTGCCGGCTTGCTAGATGTAGCGTTGCGATTTACTCTACCGGCGGCCTGGATGATGGCGCCAATGGGTGCAAATTCGCGAAATCCCACGTCAAAACTAAGATCAACCCCGGCCTCGATGAGCTGGGTGGCGACTAGAGTGATTTTCTCGCCGCCTTCAAGTTTTTCTTTTATCTCGTCTATTATTTGTACTCTGTGAAGCGGAATCTGATGCGTCGTCAAAAGATAGACGCTTCTTTTGCCGCTATTTTTTAGGGCTTCGTATAATTTTTTGGCTTTTGAAATTGTATTTACGACGCAAAGCGCGCTCTCGTCTTGATGTTTTAAAATTTCATTTACCAAATCATCAAGCCCTTTTATATCCGGCTTATAGACGATCTCATATCTATCTTTTTTACGTTTATATAAAATAGGCTCCGAAAGCTCGGTAAAGCTCTCTAGCTCAGCTGCGATATGGGGCATAGTTGCCGACATGATTATAAAATGGATATCGTATCTTTTTGAAAATTCGTTAAAAGCAGCTGCGATGGATTTTAGCAGCACTCGCGGAATATTTTGTATCTCGTCTATTATAACGACGCTATCCCGAAGGGTTTCAAGCTTGAGATTGTCTTTATTGTGGTTTGAGAAAAAAGTAAAAAATAGCTGGTTAAAAGTCGTAACTATAAAATTTTCATGCCAGACGTCGGATAAGAATACCTTTTGCATAAACTGCTCTTGTTCATCGTCGTTTTGGCTTTTATAGCTTGTTAAATGGTGATACTTTAAAACGTCTTGATCTGCTATTATTTTTTGATACTCGGTGTGCGTTTGATCTATGATAGACGTAAAAGGTATAGCCGTTATGATGCGCCTTTTGTTGCCGTCTCTAGCTATTTCTAGGGCTAAATTTAATGCCAAAAATGTTTTGCCGATACCCGTTGGCGCCTTTATGAGAAATGTTTTCTTGTCTTTATTAGAGTTAAAATTTTTAAATATAATCTCTCTTGCTTTATTTTTATAATCATCTTGCTTTTTGGCGGCTATTATGCTCTTTATTTGGTTTATGTAAAGATCTATCTTTTTGGCATTTAAAACGGCTAAATTTTGATAGCTTTCTGAAAAAATGGCTTCAAATTTATCAGCCAAAATGAGTCTTGAGTATCTTTTTTTAAAAATAAAAAAGCTCTCCAAGCCGTAATATTTTGATAGTTCATTTTCTAAGTCAAAAAAATAATCCACAAAGTCGTAGAGATCTATATCGATATCCAAATTTGCTCTTTGAGCTATCTCATCTATCTTTTTGAGCCTGTCTGTTACTTTTGCTTTTGTTGATCCTGTATTTGAGAGAAAGTAGTCTATATCCGGCAAATCAGAGTGGTGCTTTAAGATGGCAAAGAAATTTGCCAAGAAATTTATATCTTTGTCGGTTCTAGTAAAAAAGTATACAAAAGCGCTTTCTAGCGTGTGCGTAGTTTTTAGCTTTTGCCGTGCTTTTTCAAATTCATCTGCCGAGTTAAAATTTTTAGCGTCTAAATTTATATAGTCTTGAAATTTTTGTGAAATTTTGGCTAGATCGTGAAAAGATGCTGCTTCCTTGTGCTCATCGTCATCAAAGCTGTTGGCTATATTTTCAATGTGCGAGTTGTATGATTTTTGCGGGTGGGAGTTAAAAACATCTGAAATTTGCATCATACAAATATGCAGCGATAAGTTTTTTGAGCACAAATCACCTCGCAAGCCTCTATATTTTTTGCCCTTATTTGATCGTTTGAAACTATCAAATTTATATGCGTTTTTGGAGATCTATCGTTATCTAGGCTTCCGGTAAAGCAGATTGGCGAGTATAAAATATTTTCGTCAAAGCATATATTATGCGCCTTGCTTTGCGGCACAAACGAGTCAATACTTACCTCATCAAAATTTTTGTTTGTAAAATTTACTATCTCTATAAACTCAAAATTACCGGCAAATTCGCTATTGCCAAGATAAAAAGGAAATTTGGAAATTCTATTTTTTAGACTATCTATCGCTTCGTTTTCAAATTTAAATTTATCGATAAAGATCGTATATTTTGGATCGATTAATAGTTCTCTGTTTATAGGTTTTTGTGGTGCGGATCTATCTCTTAAACCGTTTGAAATCTTTTGCATATCTAAATTTTTAAGGCTATTTAGATGAGCTTTTGTTTTTTTGGTGTAGTCGTTTATGTAGTTTTGCGAAAAGGTTTTCTTTGAAATGGCGCCGTCCAAAACGACGCTATATCCAAAATCCATAAAATCATCGTCGCCTAAATAGTCATCCGCGCCAAGTAGCGCCGCTAACATACCGCCTACGGTAGTTTTTGGCGGTAGCGGCAAAGTGATGTTCTGACTTATGGAAAGCGGATCTCTAAAGCAAGCAAATTTACCCCAAATTTTAAATGCAAACATTATAGCTCTCTTGCGTCTATTTCTAGCCCCGGCTCTTTAAACTGATCCACATACTCCCTAAGGGAATCATCGTAAAAGATCACAACCTTTTCTATCTTTTGGCTCATATTTTTTAGCGATCTAGTAAGGGCTGTAAAATTTAACTCGCACTCGTCAATGCTTCTGATCTGATCGGAATCTTTATTGTCTAGCTTTACAAGCTCGTCAAGTAAGCCTATCATATAAGCGTCTTTATAGATTACTCTAATAAGTATTCTTGGCTTTTGACCGACCTTACTTCTTGTATTTAGTAGTTTTGTGCCTTGCCACATCGAGTCAAGCATCTGTGCGACATCTTCTTCGCTAGCGTTTGATTTGGCGGCATTTAGTGAATTTATAGTGCCATACATGGCAAATAAGCCATACGGTATGTAGTTGTCGGTTCTAAATGTTTTATTGCCGCTGCCGTCTTTGCCAAACGCACCGGTTCCTTGAGACATTATAGTCTCTGTCTCGTTTAGCGATTTAGCCCAAGAAAATTGCACTGCGCCTATGATTTGGATATTGCTTTTTGGCGCCACGCCTCCAAAAAGTCTATTGTCTATGCAGCTTAAAAATGCCTTTTTATCGTCTGATTCGCCTAAAATTTTCTTTACTTCGGCAAATCTAGTTTCTGCCGACTGTACCTGTTCGGCGTTATTTACAAAGATTGTTTGAGACTTTCTGTATTGCAGATCATCCCTGATGGTTCGCTTTACTCTTACGTCGCTCACGATAGCCTTTCTGTCGCTCTCATCGTATCTTGGCGCATTGTCGTTTAACATATCTCCGTTGGGATTTGTCATCTTTGCGTCCCATAAAAACAAAATTTCGCTATGTTTTGCTATCTCACTCATTATTTTCTCCTAATTGTTGATTATCTTTTTTAAATTTAACGTAGTCGTTCATACCTCGTATAAATGCAAATGAAATTTCATAGCGAGAAACACTCTTGCTTTTTTCATTGCAAAAATGCGTAGTTATCAGCTGCGACAGATCGCTATTTGTCACGCTGCCTAGCTTTAGTTTTCTTTCAAATTCATTTGCTTTATTAAAAATTTTCTTTAAATTCGGCGCTATTATTTTTTGATTTGAAAGCCACTTTTCAAATGTCTTATTTTCTTTAGAAACTTCTGATGTAAAAGAACTATTTATAATACTCTTAGAATAAGCGCCTATCAAATAAGCACCCTTGATTAGATCATCTTTAAAATAATCGGACTGTTTTTCTAACAGCCCCTCAAAATAATCGGAAAAAAGCTTCATAATCACATCCTTATCGCGTTTATCACTTGTAAAAACTCTAAAATTTTATTTTCATTTTCGACGATATTTTCAGGAAAGGCTATCCAGTTTTTGACGCCGTCTTTTATCTTTTTCTTATTTTGGGCATCAAATTCCCTAAAATGTTCAAATCGTTTCAAAAGCTCGATATATTTTATCTTTGCGTATCCGAGCAGCAACTTTGCTAAAAAAATTTTCTCCTGTATGATTTTATTATCAAGTCCTTTGACTCTTGTGGCAACGGCATATTTTTCAAGAACGCCAAAATAATCTTTGAGATAGGTAAATTTGATATCATCATCTGTATCTTGAATTTGCTTTGAAGAGTCGGTAATATGACGCTCTTGCATTAGTTTTACGACCTTTGCTATCCTGCTTGGCAAAACGTCTTCAAGCGTAGAAAATATCTTAACGGATAAATTTGTCTGATCAACCTCGGCAAATAAAATATCAAGCGTAAAGCTACTTATTTGGTCGTAATTTTCGATTTGCTTTCGCAATCTTCTCATAAAGCTCTCTTCTCTTTCGGATTCTTCTTGTATGTTTTTTGCATTTTTAAGAAAGCTTATTAATCCTTTGAAAATTTCAGCATCGAAATTTGCCATAGAAGGGATGATTATGTATTCTAGGCCTTTGTAGTAAAATTTTAAGTTATTTATCGCAAACATCCAACCCTTTTTTATCGTCTTTGCGCTTTCTAGCGACATAGGTAGTTTGTTTATCTGCTGTATGCCGTAACTATCATCATAATTATCCATGGTGAAAAATTTAATATCAGGATTGTATCCGCAAGCTATTTTCTCTTTTGTGACGACATCTGCCAGCTCTTTTAGTAACGGCTCGTTTTTACTATTTTTAATGTGAGGGCGAACAAATTCATCAAGATAGTTTTGCAAAATTTCAGGCATAAGCTCAAAAAAACTCTTGCCGTTTATAAGTAAAACTAAAAAATAATCATCCTGCTTAAAATTCTTTAGCTCAAGCTCGTCGTTTTCATAGTTTTTAATGTACTCAAATACCAAGGTGGCAACACGCTTATTGTCGTCGTTTGCGTAGATCATAGCCGAATTTTGCAGCGTGTGGGAGATAGCTTTAAATTTCTTGTATAGGTCTTTTTCGCCTTGATACTCAAAATTTGGATATAGATAGTATGAGTTGCTCGTGCCGCCTATCTTTTTAGTAAAAAGCGTCTTTATGTTATCTAGCGAGGCTTTGGATATTTTTGGCTTATCGACAAGTTTTAAATTTTCTACTTTAAAATCGATGGTTAAAACAATATGTTCGCTATCTTTAAAATTTGAATTTTTTATCATAGCGATAGTGTCGTCATCGCTTACCAAATTTCCGATCACATGCAACTTATGAGCAAGCCCCATTTTAAATTGACCTTAAAAATTTTTATTAATGCTAGTACAATATGCCTTAAAGATTCATAAAATTTATTTTTTATTCTACTATTTCTAAAAACCCCGCTCCGCAGTTCATACATCCGCTTCCGATGCCCGCATCAAGGATTAAGTTTATCAGCCCAGGCTGCGCATAAATTTTCCATTTTGCTTGCCAAGCCTGAACCGGCGAGCGGTTATTGCCGTAATAAAAATTAAATGGATTTTGCAAATTTTGCCAGAGCAAATTTAGCTCGAATTCGCCGTCATATCTGCGCCCGGTAAGCGTTTCAAATCTTTGCAAGGCGTTTGTTTTCATCATCTCAAGATGTCTGGAATCTTGCGGCTGCAGATAAATTTTATGCCCCAAAAGCCCGCCTACCGCGCATGCTACGCAGCCTTGCAGTACCGCTTCGCTTTGCGCGGTCCTGTGTTCGCTAACCGCCACAGTCGTATCGCACAAGCAAAACTCGCCTAAGCTTAACCCGTCTTTTAGCACGGCAAGCGCGATTGTTTTTTCAAATTCCGGTTCATAAGAGGTAAATCTAATCCGCAAATTTGCGCCCTTTAAGCGAAAATCAAAATTCGTTCGTTTAAAAATTTTGCCGCTGGGCTCATGCCTATATCCCTCGTGCTCGACACTTGGCAGATAGCGGTAGATGTAGCCCTGGATGAGCTGAGGCAACGCCTTTGAAATTTTTAAATTTGCGCTCGGCAAACGTGAGCTTATCGTGAGCATTTTCGTCCTTAAATTTAGTAAAATTTAGACGTAATTATAAAAAATCTCGCATTAAAAATCGGTTTTGTGCAAAAAATGCGGCGAAATTTTAAATTTTACCCGTCAAATTCGCTAAAATATCCGAAAAAATCACGCAAGGAGAGCAAATGAAATACGATTTTGACGCGCCGGTGGAGCGAGGCGGGACGTATTCGTCAAAATGGAGAACAAACGGCGACGAACTACCGATGTGGGTGGCGGATATGGATTTTAAGGTTGCGCCAGAAATTTTAGAAGCGCTACAAAAGCGCCTAGACAACGGAGTTTTTGGCTACTCGTACGTGCCGCAGGAGTGGAGCGAGGCCATCTGCTCGTGGTGGAGCAGGCGCCACGACGTCAAATTTGACCCGAGCTGGCTGATTTTTTGCACGGGAGTGATCCCGATCATCAGCTCCGCCGTGCGCAAATTTACGAGCGTGGGCGATAAAATCGTAGTCCAAAGCCCCGTCTATCACGTCTTTTACCGCAGTATCGAAAACAACGGCAGGATCGCGCTCGCAAACGAGCTAGCCTACGACGGACGCGGCTACGATATCGACTTTGCCGATCTCGAAGAAAAGCTCGCCGACCCGCTAACGACGATGTTTATCCTTTGCAACCCGCACAATCCCGTCGGCAAAATTTGGAGCGCCGAGAAGCTAGCCAAAATCGGCGAACTATGCGCTAAACACGGCGTTTTGGTGATCTCAGACGAGATCCACTGCGACATCACGAGCCCCGGCAAAAGCTACGTACCGTTTATCCGCGCGAGCGAGACTTGCAAAAACATCTCGATCACCTGCGTTTCGCCGACCAAAGCCTTTAACATCGCCGGCTTGCAAAGCTCCGCCGCCGTAGTGCCAAATCCCAAACTGCGCGCCAAAATGGCAAAAGCCATCAACGACGACGAGGTCGGCGAGGGCAATGCGTTTTCTTGTATCGCGGCGATCGCGGCGTTTGAGCGAGGCGAAGCGTGGCTCGAGCAGATGCGCGAATACGTAGAGCAAAACCGCAAAATCGTGAGCGAGTTTTTGCAAAACGAACTGCCGCAGATCAGGCTCGTGGAGCAGGACGCCACGTATCTACTCTGGCTTGACTGCCGCGAAATTTGCGACGATGCGAGCGATTTTCATAAATTCTTACGCCAAAAAGCGGGTCTTTGGCTAAACGACGGCAACGCGTATAGAGGCGAGGAAAAATGCTTCTTGCGCCTCAATATCGCCACGCAAAGATCGCGCGTGCTAGAGGGGCTAAAACGCCTAAAATCAGGCGCTCTGGCCTACACGAAAAGCAGGGAATAATATATTTACGAAAAATTGGGATAAAATTTAGACCTTTTTGGTATGATTTGCGCGTCCGACAAGAAAACCTCCTTTTTGTAACGGCGTCTCGGCTCCCCCTGCCGAGGCGTTTTTGTCTTATTCATTAAGCTTTTTTAGTTATAATCTTTCTCATAAATTTACTCCGCCTAGCTCAAATTTAATTAAATTTAGCGTTTTAGGCAAAAGGACGAAAATGCTAACTCACATAGACGAAAACGACCGTCCCAAAATGGTCGACGTAAGCGACAAGGACGTAACTACGCGCATAGCCGTAGCAAGCGGCATCATAAAAATGTCGCGCGAAGCCTTTGACGCGATCAAAAACAACACCGGCAAAAAAGGCCCCGTCCTGCAAACCGCCGTCGTAGGCGCGATAATGGGCGCGAAAAAAACGAGCGAACTCATCCCGATGTGCCACCCGCTGCTAATTAGCGGCATAAACTGCGACATCGAAGAGTTAGCTGATATCTGCGCTTATAAGCTAACCGTTAGCGTCAAGATAGACGGTAAAACCGGCGTCGAGATGGAGGCGCTAACGGGCGTTAGCGTCGGACTTCTAACGATCTACGACATGATAAAAGCGATAGATAAAACTATGCAAATAACGGACATAAAACTAGAAAGTAAAAGCGGAGGCAAAAGTGGCGACTACGTGCGATCTAAATAAAGAACCCCAAATCTCGTACCCAAATTTCTGGGAATATAAAATCATCATCGAAGAAAGCGGCGATGCCCAAGCTATCGCGCAGAGCGTCGTAGGCGAGAGGCAGCACAAGATAACGCCCTCAAAATCGAGCAAAGAGGGCAAATACAAAAGCTACAATCTAAGCGTTTTGGTTAATTCTAACGAGGAGCGATTAGAGATATTTTCCGCGCTAAGACGCGTTTGCAAATACGTACTATAAGGACTTTCATGCAAAATTTAGTCTTCATCCAAACCATAAAAGAGAACAAAAGCGATCCGCAAATTTCCGTTTTGATCAGGGAATTTGCACTAAGCGAGTTTAGAAAAAGCGTCAAAGGCGCAAAAGGCGGCGACACAAATGCGGCTCTAGCTAAGGAATTTGAGCAAATTTGCGAGGCGCTAAAGAGCGAGGATCTGCTAAACCGCCAAAACGTCGCCAACCTCATCCAAAGCGCGGGCGACGCGCTCAGCGAAGCAAAAGAGCAGTACATCCACCGCCTAATCTACGAAAAAGAGCAGATCGAGCGGCAAATTTACGCGCAAAAAGACGAGATCAAAAACGACGTTCGCGCACTGCTTGAAAATATGGAAAATTTCATCAAAAATAGCGACCTGGCGGATAAAGACGAAATTTTAACCGCGATAGACGAAAAGATGCTCTGCGAGCTGCAAATACTGGGCATCCTCAAAGAAACTACCGAAGCGGCGTTTCTAACCGCGATCGAAAAGGGCGACGACGTAAAAGACACGGTCGAGCAAATCGCCAAAAACGTCGTGCTTAGCGCGATAAACGAGGGCGAAGCGAGCAAAGAGCGCATCCTAGAGATCGCAAGGACGGTCTGCGAGGCGGCAAGCGAGATAGCCGACGTCGATCAGGCCTTTGCTAAAGAGCTAATCGCAGGCGCGATCGGCGGCGTAAAAGAGGCGCTTAGCAAAAGGACGGAGAAGTTTATCGAGGAGATCAAATTTGCCCCGGACGGCCAGACGCTGCTAGGCGAAGCTAAAGAATTTATAAGGCTCGAGGAGAGGTTTGTGGCGATGCTGCGCGATATGGCGCGCTCGGATGAGCCGTCTGCTGCGGTGATAAACGAAATCCTAGACGAGTCCATAGATAGCTACTTCGCCAAATTTAAGCGGCTACAAAACGACGTTTCCCGTCAGATCGAGCTTCAGCTAGAGGAGCTAAAATTTAACGAAAATATCGATAAATTCGCGAGCCTTGCGGGAGCAAAATTTGAGGAGCTAAAGCGTGAAGTCGGTCAAGCCGGCGATAAATTTAAAGAAAATTTTAACGCCAAAGAACGCCTCGAAGCGCTCAAAAAAGACATCAGCGACTTTGAAAAACGAACCGAGGAGAAGCTAAGCGCGATAAATGCAAGCGAGATCGGCGAAAACCTCAAAGCAAAATCAAAAGAACTAGGCGAGAAGCTCTACAAAGCCGCCGAAAATCTCATAAAAAACGCTAAAGAAAAAATCGGCAAAAAAGAGGACGAGAAAAAGGACGAGTGAGCCCGACTTTGGCGCATTTGGTTAAATTTGCGCCCGGGTTTAATCGCCTTTTAATCACCCGCTCTAAACGGAGGCAAATTTGACGCGGTAAATTTGCGCTCGAATTTGCCTCCGTCAAGACGCCGCGAAAGTCAAATTTAACCCCAAAGGATCAAAAATGAGCATCACGTTTTTCGTAAAAAATAAAAAGAAGTTTCTAATCGGCCTTGCGCCCGTGATGAGCGTGGAGGAGGCGCTGCGACTGGTGCCGAATTTATCGCAGTTTAACGCCGACGAGGATGACGAGGAGTTTGACGCAGATAGCTTTTACGGCGCAAAGCTCGACGAGCTTGACTGCCTCGTTGCCGGCACGGACGGACTTAGCGGGCGCGGCTTTGAGATCGGATACGAGGATGGCGCGTATAATGTCCGCATCGGCACGCCAAGCACCCGCACGGACTGGAAAATCGCTCTAGAGTACCTAAAAAACCTAGCCATAAAAATGGACGGCGAAATCGTGAGCGAGGACGGCGAGAAATTTAGCGCGCAAAATATCGAGGGTTTTGACTATGAACCCGATATAAGCGCGGGACTAGGGGCGATAGAGCAAAATTTGCAAAAAGAGGCGCAAATCAGCACGATTTACGGCACGCGAAACGAAGTGTCGTTCGATCAAAAGATCATAGCTCGCATCCTAGGCGCGAAGGATCCCGTGGGCGAATTTAGTAAATTCGTAACCGATATCCAAAACCTGGATGCGTATTTTGCAAATCAGATGTTTTACCGCAGGAACGATAACGGCGAGATTATCGGACGGTACGTCCTGTCGCAAGGCGTCGTTACCGCGCTGCCGTATGAGCCTAGCGTGGAGTATAAAAATTTACAAATGCTAGGCGATGAGAAAGTCGCGCGGTGGTCGGTCGCGATATTTGGCGGAGAGGGCGACGACGACGAGAAATACGAGATCCTAGCGACGCTAAAATATGAAAATTTCATCCAAAATTTGCCAAAAGATAAATACGAATTTATCGACGCTAAAAATATCGTCGTAAGCGCGTTTAGCAAAGCGGAATTTGACGCGCTCATCGCAAA of Campylobacter showae contains these proteins:
- a CDS encoding TM1802 family CRISPR-associated protein, with the translated sequence MGLAHKLHVIGNLVSDDDTIAMIKNSNFKDSEHIVLTIDFKVENLKLVDKPKISKASLDNIKTLFTKKIGGTSNSYYLYPNFEYQGEKDLYKKFKAISHTLQNSAMIYANDDNKRVATLVFEYIKNYENDELELKNFKQDDYFLVLLINGKSFFELMPEILQNYLDEFVRPHIKNSKNEPLLKELADVVTKEKIACGYNPDIKFFTMDNYDDSYGIQQINKLPMSLESAKTIKKGWMFAINNLKFYYKGLEYIIIPSMANFDAEIFKGLISFLKNAKNIQEESEREESFMRRLRKQIENYDQISSFTLDILFAEVDQTNLSVKIFSTLEDVLPSRIAKVVKLMQERHITDSSKQIQDTDDDIKFTYLKDYFGVLEKYAVATRVKGLDNKIIQEKIFLAKLLLGYAKIKYIELLKRFEHFREFDAQNKKKIKDGVKNWIAFPENIVENENKILEFLQVINAIRM
- a CDS encoding CRISPR-associated endoribonuclease Cas6, translated to MLTISSRLPSANLKISKALPQLIQGYIYRYLPSVEHEGYRHEPSGKIFKRTNFDFRLKGANLRIRFTSYEPEFEKTIALAVLKDGLSLGEFCLCDTTVAVSEHRTAQSEAVLQGCVACAVGGLLGHKIYLQPQDSRHLEMMKTNALQRFETLTGRRYDGEFELNLLWQNLQNPFNFYYGNNRSPVQAWQAKWKIYAQPGLINLILDAGIGSGCMNCGAGFLEIVE
- a CDS encoding MalY/PatB family protein, whose amino-acid sequence is MKYDFDAPVERGGTYSSKWRTNGDELPMWVADMDFKVAPEILEALQKRLDNGVFGYSYVPQEWSEAICSWWSRRHDVKFDPSWLIFCTGVIPIISSAVRKFTSVGDKIVVQSPVYHVFYRSIENNGRIALANELAYDGRGYDIDFADLEEKLADPLTTMFILCNPHNPVGKIWSAEKLAKIGELCAKHGVLVISDEIHCDITSPGKSYVPFIRASETCKNISITCVSPTKAFNIAGLQSSAAVVPNPKLRAKMAKAINDDEVGEGNAFSCIAAIAAFERGEAWLEQMREYVEQNRKIVSEFLQNELPQIRLVEQDATYLLWLDCREICDDASDFHKFLRQKAGLWLNDGNAYRGEEKCFLRLNIATQRSRVLEGLKRLKSGALAYTKSRE
- the moaC gene encoding cyclic pyranopterin monophosphate synthase MoaC, translating into MLTHIDENDRPKMVDVSDKDVTTRIAVASGIIKMSREAFDAIKNNTGKKGPVLQTAVVGAIMGAKKTSELIPMCHPLLISGINCDIEELADICAYKLTVSVKIDGKTGVEMEALTGVSVGLLTIYDMIKAIDKTMQITDIKLESKSGGKSGDYVRSK
- a CDS encoding DUF493 domain-containing protein, encoding MATTCDLNKEPQISYPNFWEYKIIIEESGDAQAIAQSVVGERQHKITPSKSSKEGKYKSYNLSVLVNSNEERLEIFSALRRVCKYVL
- a CDS encoding DUF4299 family protein; amino-acid sequence: MSITFFVKNKKKFLIGLAPVMSVEEALRLVPNLSQFNADEDDEEFDADSFYGAKLDELDCLVAGTDGLSGRGFEIGYEDGAYNVRIGTPSTRTDWKIALEYLKNLAIKMDGEIVSEDGEKFSAQNIEGFDYEPDISAGLGAIEQNLQKEAQISTIYGTRNEVSFDQKIIARILGAKDPVGEFSKFVTDIQNLDAYFANQMFYRRNDNGEIIGRYVLSQGVVTALPYEPSVEYKNLQMLGDEKVARWSVAIFGGEGDDDEKYEILATLKYENFIQNLPKDKYEFIDAKNIVVSAFSKAEFDALIAKCGEDGLAD